A portion of the Vibrio coralliirubri genome contains these proteins:
- the prfB gene encoding peptide chain release factor 2 (programmed frameshift), producing MFEINPIKNRLQDVSERTNILRGYLDYDAKKERLEEVNAELEQPDVWNEPERAQALGKERSALEAVVETIDQLDQGVEDVDGLLELAVEEEDQETFDEIEPELAELEAKLEKLEFRRMFSGDHDASDCYIDLQSGSGGTEAQDWTSMMLRMYLRWADSKGFKTEVIEVSDGDVAGLKGATVRISGEYAYGWLRTETGVHRLVRKSPFDSSGRRHTSFASAFIYPEIDDNITIDINPSDLRIDVYRASGAGGQHVNTTESAVRITHVPTNTVVQCQNDRSQHKNKDQAMKQLRAKLFELEIQKQNAEKQASEETKSDIGWGSQIRSYVLDDSRIKDLRTGIENRNTQAVLDGDLDKFIEASLKSGL from the exons ATGTTTGAAATCAATCCTATAAAAAACCGTCTGCAGGATGTGTCTGAGCGCACAAATATCCTGAGGGGGTATCTT GACTATGACGCTAAGAAAGAGCGTCTAGAAGAAGTAAACGCAGAATTAGAACAACCGGATGTATGGAACGAACCTGAGCGTGCTCAAGCGCTAGGTAAAGAACGTTCTGCATTGGAAGCGGTAGTAGAAACGATCGACCAACTTGACCAAGGTGTTGAGGATGTTGATGGCCTATTAGAGCTTGCGGTTGAAGAAGAAGATCAAGAAACGTTCGATGAAATTGAACCAGAACTGGCTGAGCTTGAAGCTAAGCTAGAGAAGCTGGAATTCCGTCGTATGTTCTCTGGTGATCACGATGCATCAGATTGCTACATCGATTTACAGTCAGGTTCGGGCGGTACAGAAGCTCAAGACTGGACTTCAATGATGTTGCGCATGTACTTACGTTGGGCAGATTCGAAAGGCTTCAAGACTGAAGTTATCGAAGTGTCGGATGGCGATGTTGCTGGTCTTAAAGGCGCAACGGTGCGTATTTCTGGTGAGTATGCTTACGGTTGGTTGCGCACAGAGACTGGTGTTCACCGTCTAGTTCGTAAGTCACCATTTGATTCAAGTGGTCGTCGTCATACTTCATTTGCATCTGCGTTTATCTATCCTGAGATTGATGACAACATTACGATCGACATTAATCCTTCTGATCTACGTATTGACGTATACCGTGCCTCTGGCGCTGGTGGTCAGCACGTAAACACCACGGAATCGGCGGTACGTATTACTCACGTTCCGACTAACACTGTGGTTCAGTGTCAGAATGACCGTTCGCAGCATAAGAACAAAGATCAAGCGATGAAGCAGCTACGTGCTAAGCTTTTTGAACTTGAGATTCAAAAACAAAATGCTGAAAAACAAGCGAGCGAAGAAACGAAATCAGACATCGGTTGGGGCAGTCAGATCCGCTCTTACGTGCTGGATGATTCTCGTATCAAAGATTTACGCACCGGCATCGAAAACCGTAATACTCAAGCGGTTCTTGACGGTGACTTAGACAAGTTTATTGAAGCTAGCCTGAAATCAGGTCTGTAA